The Gossypium hirsutum isolate 1008001.06 chromosome A13, Gossypium_hirsutum_v2.1, whole genome shotgun sequence nucleotide sequence GTTGAATATATAGCTGCTGCTAGTGCAGTAAATCAAGCCATCTGGCTGAGGAAAATCTTAGCAGATTTGAACCTATCTCAAGAAGAAGCAACAGAGATACTTTGTGACAACaagtctgctgttgcaattgcaaagaacccTGTCTTCCATGGCAGAACTAAGCACTTTGACATAAAGTTGCATGTGATAAGGGAGATGGAGCAAGCTTGTGAAATAAAGCTGGTCCATTGCAATTCGGAGGATCAAATCACTGACATTTTGACCAACGGTCTTTGTGCATCAAGATTTAACAAGCTAAGAAGACTTATGGGAGTTTGCAGCATGGAGCTCAAGGAGGAGTGTTGGAGCTGATCTCCATGCAGCTGGTATGAAGCAAGTGCAGCTGGATGTTGGCCATGCAAGCTCGTGACAAGCATGCAGCAACTTTGGTTTCTTGTTGCTGTTGGATTTGAActaatgttttgatattttgtAATCTAGTTTGTTTCTTCAACTTAGTTGGTAATATTTTGATGTAATCCATTGATTGATTGACTGAAATTTCAGCAATACAACTTGGACAATTAACTTAGCTATTTTCAATGTAATAGAGTGGGGTCAGGTATGTGATTTGGTAGTCATTTTGACTTGTCCACTTCATGTTTTGTTTTCATATGTAATGGCAATATACTGATGATGATTTATGAAATACATATCATTTTTCATCAAGTTTCTCAACCAATTCCATTGCTTCTTCTTccgttttctttcttcttcttttctttttgctcgAATTCTTCTTGCTTGGTTAGCAAGAATCGTGACTTGCTGCTAAAGCTATAGCTGGACCAGTTGCTTGCACGCTCATTGACACCAACAGAATTgtcttaaaaaaaaagattgcAAACATTACAGTTTGTCTTTACCATGTCAGAGATGTTAGATTATAAGTGAGACAATCCAAGCAAAGAATATGGTAAGTGAATTGGAACAGTTAAACTTCAAGTGTGTCTTCTTTTGTATAGAATAGAAATCATGAGCCACTTCATTGAAACTAGCCAAATAAGAAAGATACATAAAAAGTTTTTATTGAGAGCATGACAAACCACTAAATCAAGTACGACATTGACAAAGAAAAGGTGAAGGAGTGAGCATGGCTTGGCTAAATGGTTCCTTAACGAAATCGTTTAGGCAGAACATTGTCGAGCACAAAATAGTAGCAGGACATGGTGGCCGCTTCTACATGATAGAACCATGCTTGTCTCCAGTAAGGATTAATGTACAACACAATGGAAATACACAGTGGCATCACAATGTACGACCCAACAAAACTTGCGTAAAACACTTTCATGTCAATGAAACCCTCGTCAGTTGTATTTTTCGGCACCGATGAAGATGATCCATTTGTTGAGCAATTCTTTGGCACTGGTTCACCACAAAGGAAAGGATTCCCCACGTAACTGCTTTCTTCAAATGTTACAAATTGTCCGGTCCTTTAAGGTGTAGTTTCAGATAAATTATTGTATGTCACACTGAAAAAGGACAAAAAATTTAACCCCAGAAGTTGGGAAGGGATATTCCCGCTCAAGTGGTTGTGAGAAAGATCCAGACTCTCAATTTGGGATAAGTCGGCAAGTGCTGGAGGGATTGGTCCTATCAAATTGTTGTGAGAAAAATTCAAAACGATGATGTCTTGAAAGTGTTGGAATAGGTGGGGAATCTCACCAGTTAACTTGTTGCAAGAGAGATCAATTCCAGATAGGTAAGTGAGGACTGTTGCCTTATAAAAGTAGGATATGCTTTTCATGGTGAACTTTACCGGCACATCAACAGAGGTATATCCAATGAAATCGAGGTACTCACTGTTGTTATATTTAGCACGGGAGCTATCATTCGATATTGTAATCATCAAGCAATGAGGAATTGTACCAGAAAGGTTGTTGCTAGAAACATCAATCAACCTTAACCAATGTAACTCGCATAATTGAACCGAAATCCCACTTTCAAAGTAGTTGTTATTTAGGAGAAGATAACTCAACATAGAAAGGCTCCCAATCCAATTTGGAATATTTCCAATTAAGTGGTTGTTGCTAAGATCCAGTGTCACCAAAGCACTGCTGTTAAAAAAACTAGTGATCGGCCATTTTAGCTTGTTTCTTGATAAATAAACATGAGTGAGGCTTAAAGAGCTGAAGCAAGATGGCAAACTTCCCGATATGTTGTTGGCCGATAGGtccaaaattttaagaaaatatttgagtTTGCAAAATTCCACGGGAATTGGACCTTCAAAATGATTATTTCCCATCACAAGTTCTTCCAAATTTGACATCTTTCCCATCCACCTGGGTATCCCACCGAAAAGTGTGTTATTGCTTAAATCCAATGTTAACATAAGTGTCAGATTCTCCATGGAGCTTGGTATATCACCCAAAAAGTTGGTTATTGCTAACATCGAATAATACCAACCCCATGGACAAGTGCCTCGGTATTCCACTACTCGATTTATTGTTGGACAAGTCCAATAATTGAAGGAAAATCATACCACCAATCGAAATCGCAATACCACCGCCAAAAAAATTATTCGACATGTTGAGAAGCTTTAATGATGGTAGTTTTGCTCCGATTTCATTTGGGATGTTGCCATCGAGGGAATTATTGGAAACATCCAAATATAATAAACCCCTATGAGAAGTCGGTGGTAGCTGAAAATGTCCCGATAGAGAGCTATATTGGCAAGATGTAGTTCCCTTAATTTCTTGTTGTTTTCCAACAACCAGTTTGGGAACTGATATCCCTTGAAATTGATGTTAGAGAGATCAACATGTTCCAAGTCATGTTGATGATTGAGAGATTGAGGAAATGATCCACCATCTCCGCAACAAGATAAAGTGATAGATCTCAATTGGAATGTTGGGGTGTCTAAAGAATGCATCTCAGTTTCAGCATTATATATCATGTTGTTGTCTGCATATAATTTTTGGAGTTTTGAAAGGTTGAACAACGGAGCCAATGAACTTAGGATCTCAATCTTATTCTTCGAAAGCCTTAACTCTCGGAGGGATGTTAGACTCATAAAAAAAGATATATATCCAGAAAATTTATTGGAAGAGAGATCTAAATACTCGAgcaatgttaaatttttaagcaTAGATATATCtccaaaaaaattgttaaaagagATATCTAAATACTCGAATAAAGTTAGATTCTTAAATACAGATATATTTCCAGAAAAATGATTTTTAGAGATATCTAAATACTTGAGGGATGTGAGTTCAGAGAAGCACTCAGGCAAACTAACATTCCAATCACTGTTGATGATGGCCAGCGTTTGTTGCTTCCTCAATTCACAAAAACCTGCAAACGTAACACTATTCTAACATTATAAAGTGTAAAAGTATTATATTAGTCTTTATATTATATTCTAGattatattttggtatttttattaaaaaatagataaattaatctcGTATGTTAAGTGAGTGAGTAAAATAgtcttttattaaaattgtgatgttaaatgcttATTTTGGTGTTCTATATATAAGGCATActaacaaatttaaccttcaacttttaatgttttattcaatttaacctcTAGTCTTTTATATGAGTAAATTGACCTTCAAACATTCCAGTGTTAATGTGGCATAATTTTATATTACATACtacatcaacaaataattttaaaaaatataaataaaaagttataatttcaaaataataatgaaaaaagttcttcaaaatcaataaaatgtaaattattaaacctatatatttatataaaagttATAGTATAATGATAGAAGCATCTAATTGTAGCAACACTTTAATTTTCAGATTAAACTAGAATGTCTAAAAGtttaatgattaatttaaaatttaagtaaaatattttttatgcttTTCATACTCTTttggaaaacttaaaaattttaattttttttaaaaaattaaaaatgtcattagataaataaataaagaccaATATCAAAGATTGAAACAAAACACTGAAGGGTGATGGAGatttttgaggtcctttttaatttccaattttttttaaatgctcaTTTTAAATTGGCAATGGACCCGAAATATCTTATTCTTAACCAAAAAATAccgaaaatgtaatttttaaaggattaaatcaaaattttatcattttaggaggtcaaagtgtaattttacctttactaatttaaaatttaaaaattttaaagggctaaaataaaaaattttacattttagggaagCCGAGCCAACTAGCCCCCCAGATTCTCCTCTGCATACATGTAAACTTTATAGCTAAtctttaattatcacattactctTATATATTGATTTTTCAAAATACTTGTAgtagaataattattttttgctctttttttaatactttaaattcttttgtatttctaaaagatttaattttttattggatattGTTTGGAAAACTTCTATAATATTCTAGATTTTTATTGAATGTTTGAAAAACTTTTATACATTTagaattatttatgtttattttttatttctttttaattttgaagagattcaattcataatttttggaattatattttttatttatactttattgaaccttttttataattttaaatttatatgttgatgtgatatatataacaaattaatGACACATCAATAATGAAAGGTTTGAAGTTCAATTTATTCTAAATAAACGAGTAGGGgtcaaattgaaaaatatgaaaagattaatggctaaatttattattatgctttatatataaaacatcaaaataagaaTTTAATAGTACAATTTTAATGGAATGGACTATTTTGTTGCTTCATCTAATGTACAATGATCGATTTACTCATTATCTAATAGAGAGACCAAAATGTAATCTAAAATATGATACAATGAATTGTTATGCCGCTTTTACACATTATAAAGGTTATGTAATAGAAACCTAGTGTTATTTAAAGCATATGTACTGCTTAATTGAATGGCATATATTTAGTTAATCcattaattgatgaaaaattataatGTAATGAGGATGACAATGACATGGACGTTTCGTCTATGGGAAAATTAAATGCGATCAAAACTTATTATTCAATGTGTGATGATATTTTAAGTTTTGCGATTTTAGGTTATTGTGTTTTATTATGTTGGTGTTATAAGTGTAATTTCTTTGGGttgttggttttattttaatttttagacgtTGAAATCAAGGTTTTTAGTGATCGAGTATTTCATGTACGGCTTTCGGGGTATTCTACTTCtttatcaataaatttatttttgactaaaataaaaaaaaactaaaaaggaaaaagatgtaATAAATGTACCATATAAGTTAAGGTTAGCACCAACATCACAACCATCAATGACCAAGTCCTCAAGAGAAGTGAGGGTTCCAATATCTCGAATAATGTTGGAAGTGCTGGATAAATCCGTTAAGGtcaattctttcaaatttgttaaattttgccATCCTATAAAAACAAACTTACAAATATGAGTATGTTATGAAatacataaacacaaattcaaatatttcaggTAAGTTGTACAAATATtctaatacatatatttttatgtaatctGGAAAATAACTTACTTTGGATTATTGTCCCCTTTAAGCTAAAGCTTTCTAAAGAAAGAGTTTTCAATGACGGAAATAGTCCAACGATTAAAGTTGAAGATTAACTACTATAGAAGATTTTTTGACGGAGAGAAGAAATAAAGTATATAGCATTaataaaccttttttttaaagagtattaagacaaaattaacaCATTAATTATTGAAACACAATTTTGTTCTAGTAATACGTACCATTTTCATTACCATACTCTAAATGTAGTTTCTCCAAGTTTTTCAAAGCAGGTAACCCTGAGAACAATATTCatagataaattttttttaaaagaaaagcaaTGTTGTACTGGGAACAGGAGGAAAGGGAGCAAATCGATTTTACCTATTGATCCCTCCATCGCGTCTACATCAAATATATGTGTTAAAGACAAAGACTTGAGATTTGAAAGGCTACCCAGCGATGACAACATGTAACTGTTGAAGACATTCCCCCACAAATTAAGCTCTTCTAGACTCATCAACTTTAGTTCCCTTTTATTATCTATACAAACACCATATAAAATGTTACAAGACGTTTCTTGTCCTGTTCTCACTTATGTGATTTGAACCTAATTTGCAAAAGGCTAATGAAATAATAATCTGCTTAGTATTTTCTCATAAATTGTCATTAAAGATAACTAAAATATCtctttttcatatattataaatttttccaaaaaaaagaaACTTGTTAAATTACCTTGAGATGGGACAGAGTCATTCATTCCATCATAGCTTATGTTCAGTGTCTTTAAATGactcaaaacatttaaatctGTAGAGAAAataacaaacaattaaaacttggaATGAGAAATTAATagatgtatatattttaaagcaTACTTGCCTAGAATATAGCTCCATTCTGTCAAATTCTTACTTTCTATGTTCAAAGATTTCAAATGCGGGAGGACAGCGAGAGATAAAAATTTGCTGCTGTTGAAATAATTACAACTTAAATCCAGCACCTCAAGTTTGGTCAACCTCGATTGTCTTTTCTGTAAAAGTGTAATTGATAATTGCATAAACTGTATTTTCATTTTACTACtcaaatgttatatatgttaaatataattATGTCCACTCACGCTTTGGAGGCTCTCGattttattattgtttagatGTAACTCCtctaagttctttaaattatcgAGTTCTGTTAAAACACAATAACATATATCAATTTTCTTAATATAAACATGAAACTTTACGAGCAACCTTACTTAAGATATCGATGCTTCCTTGTAATCCACAATTCTTGAGAAACAAAGATTTTAGAGATATAAACTCGACAATATGTGATAGAATGTTGTTTCTTAATAATATGTTGTCGCTTAAATCCAAAATCTCCAACTTGTTCAGTTTTGATAACCTCTTAATGCATGATAGTCAtccaataatattataaaattaaatattaatatagtcCTTGCTTATTCACTTCAACCTCCTTCATGTATAACATAATATTAACTTTATCATTAGTAGGATTTGAGACTACGAATTAATTGCTTTTAAGATTTAAAACTTATAAGAAAATCCTTTTTAAATAGAAGTTTGTGATTAATAAATAAAGATTGCAGATAATAAGGTGAAGATGAATGAACCTTGATTGTCAATGAAACCAGCAATGTAGTTGCCTCCTAAATTAAGACTCTTCAATTCTTCGAAGGGAAGAAACAAAGAGATGTTGAGATACCATCCCTGATAGATATCCTTGTTGTCTTTATCATAACTATCCTCAAGGAAGAGTTGGGTGGCTCGTCCAGTGGAAGTGCTGCACTCAACCCTATTCCATCGGCAACAATTTCCCTTCCCCCAAGAAATCCCTTCACCGTTAACAAGAGGAAAGAAAGGTTTGAGTTGGAAGAGAGCAGCTTTCTCAATCTCCCAGCACCCTTCACTCTGATACCCTCCAAATAAGAAAGCAACCACAAACACCCACACCAATTTCCGGTACTCCATCTCTCTTAAATCAATGCTCACTAAGTCTCAGATATTGGCATGCAGCAGCACTACACCTTTGGGGTTTATATAATAGTAAATCTAAATGAGTATGTTTCCTGGAAATTCATTGAATAGGCCCACTGTTCAACCTTTAAAGTCTTTAAATCAATGGACTTTCAATGAATAAGTTTTTGTTTATCCTTTACCATTTTCATGTTCCACGCTCTAGTGTTTGTAGAATTAAATTTACTTAACCTTTCTTTGTACTTTCCTGCAAATCTTTCTTTGTGGAAAATTACAGTCAAATTTCTTATTACTTTCCTGCAATTTTTCTTCGTGGGAAAGTATCCAAACTCAGGCCGTGAAAAACACACTCACCTCAATTACACACCAACTTTGACCCCAAAGCTAAAttaatagtaaatatatatatttaaagtttattattttattcaaaaaattctatATACTTTTGTTATGTTTAAACAAATTcttaaattataacataaatttaatatttcccctaaaaaaattaattacaaataaaaataaaagaaaaaacatttaaatagtttagatattattttaatgttttaacctTAATAATTGGTACTAATGAATGTTATTAAGAACGGTTGATTTCTTGGTTGCATTATTGGTGAGAGGTCCTTGATTATCTTAATTTTTTACTCATGTGATGTACAGATCAATTTTGTATATCAgctaaaatgtattaaatatttttcttttttataattttcatgaatgaaatgagaaaaaaatacaaattgattattaaaagaaaattgttAAAACTAATAAGTGAAACagcaattaaaatgaataaaccttaaattatacattaactttggtttaatgtgtaatttttttacatgaaatttgattttgtgtaatttcatacatgaaatattaatttgatccaattttcacaaattattaatagaattattgatataacataattttatatttatatatggcatacataaataatttatatttatctaatatataaaaaaattcaatgtatttatttctttaaatgtgtatgattgaaccaaaactaaagtttcacatatacatttaaaccacaataGAAATTTCATGTGTATAACTGCaataaatcaaagttcatatataattgtTCATTGAACCAAAATTCATATGTAATTTTAAGATTTGTCCCTAATTAAAATGCAAAACTATATATTCAAGAGTTTTAAGAATTATAAAACATTATCTGAacattatttaacaaataatttaatttaatgatttttgaaaaaaaaaattaagccataatgtgtaaactATTGCCAAGTTTAGGGCctgaattagaaaataaaaaatttttaagcCTCAATGTAAGTAAAGTTACCAAATTTAGGCTTCAAAATGTGATTTAACCTAATAAAAAACATGTTGTAAGAGtcaattttacaaataataaCAGTGCGAGGGattaaattataacaaaaataaaactttgagagatttaaaataaaattatcttgcCTTTCCATCTTTCACAgctcatataattataaatacatCTTTTTTATAGTCTTCAAAACCCCTTAATTTCACGTATTTCACATCCATTCCATCTtcaattcattataaattttatcccATGTGATAGCATTTAAGATTAAATATTTGCACACCCAGTCAAATTTCACCACATTACTTTGTGAAAGTATCATAAAAGCCCCCTGTTTTAGGtgtcaaattacattttgccccttcTACTTAAGATGAAAGATTAGTTcttgtatattagatcaaagagctaATGTTATCAGACATTCCTAGTTCAGCCCCTAACGCTACAAGACCTTCCCGGTTCAGTCCTTTAGTCGTTAAAAGGATCGACTAGAGTATCCAAGTAATCATAAATTATCACATGACATACACTAGCGTCACAATGTCATCATCAACCAGGAAAAAACACTTAAAAAgtcttaaattataaaaaagtttcaagaaattataaaaatttaaaaatatatatataaagggaaCCAACCAGCTTCAGCATTGATCTACAAAAATGTTCATATAAAAATGTTAGATCAATATAGTA carries:
- the LOC107938009 gene encoding receptor like protein 21-like; this translates as MEYRKLVWVFVVAFLFGGYQSEGCWEIEKAALFQLKPFFPLVNGEGISWGKGNCCRWNRVECSTSTGRATQLFLEDSYDKDNKDIYQGWYLNISLFLPFEELKSLNLGGNYIAGFIDNQDLNVLSHLKTLNISYDGMNDSVPSQDNKRELKLMSLEELNLWGNVFNSYMLSSLGSLSNLKSLSLTHIFDVDAMEGSIGLPALKNLEKLHLEYGNENGWQNLTNLKELTLTDLSSTSNIIRDIGTLTSLEDLVIDGCDVGANLNLYGFCELRKQQTLAIINSDWNVSLPECFSELTSLKWMGKMSNLEELVMGNNHFEGPIPVEFCKLKYFLKILDLSANNISGSLPSCFSSLSLTHVYLSRNKLKWPITSFFNSSALVTLDLSNNHLIGNIPNWIGSLSMLSYLLLNNNYFESGISVQLCELHWLRLIDVSSNNLSGTIPHCLMITISNDSSRAKYNNSEYLDFIGYTSVDVPVKFTMKSISYFYKATVLTYLSGIDLSCNKLTGEIPHLFQHFQDIIVLNFSHNNLIGPIPPALADLSQIESLDLSHNHLSGNIPSQLLGTGQFVTFEESSYVGNPFLCGEPVPKNCSTNGSSSSVPKNTTDEGFIDMKVFYASFVGSYIVMPLYNSVGVNERASNWSSYSFSSKSRFLLTKQEEFEQKEKKKKENGRRSNGIG